The DNA window TGGGAACCAGATGGGCTGGAGATCAGAAGAGTTGGTTGAAGAGGGTGCCGTTGGAGGAGGTGAGTTTTGTGGGCccttaataaaaaataattacctCCTAGTTTTTGGTTCAGAAGATGGTAGAACCTTGGATGCAGCTACGCCACTGCTAATCAGTCATGTATCATAAAGGAGAAATGTACGTTGATTTATACCaaagaaaatgtattcagtTGGGCACCTTCAAAGATAAACATACTATCGTTATGAAACTAAAACCGAAACACATTAAGTGGTGATTCTAGCCTGCTTTATTAAGTAATGGTCATGTGTTTGGGTTTTTACCAGCAATATGGGGCAGGATGCAAAATGTGTATGTACGGATATATTTGTAAGGCTTGGTGTAATGTTTCCCCCATTTACGAAGGGGCAGTAATGTAATGCAAGCGACTGATGTAACTGAAATCCCGTCTCCAGCTGCGGTTGCAGAGGATGGTGGCAAAAACGATGCAGTCAGCAGCGTTAAGAGGACCCAGGCCATCCGTAGGAGACACAATGCTGGGAGCAACCCTACACCGCCTCCGTCCACCATGGGGTCCCCTCCCAGGTTAGTCAAATAAGCAGAGTGGCGATTATAGTCCGTTCTTTGTCTTAAATCTAACTTTGTTTTGCCCCGACCCCGCAGAAGCCAGACATGTTTACAGCATGATCGTTTGAAGAACTGTAATTAAATGACTACTTTTGTCAATAAGGAAAATCTTTTATTCTCTCAATAAAGAATGTGGTCAGCAGTTTTtgcagaaattaataataaaacgtAAGATAGATCCTATATTCTTGGGAACATTCCAGTTTCAGCTGCACAGAATTCGTTTGTTGTCGCATGATTTGTGTTTCTCTTCCTAGCCTTCAGGACCTCCAGCGGGCACGGACCTCCTCTCATTCCCGAACCCGCGCCCTTCCTTCAGCCTTGCAGTTTGCTTCCTCGCTCCTACTGCCCCGCAGCGGCATCCATGAGGCCTCCACGTTCGACGACACTTCGGAGGGGGCAGTGCACTATTTCTATGATGAGAGCGGTGAGCCAGTGGGGTTGGCGTCTGTCCCTTAAATATAAACCTGTACTCCTCTCGGCTTGGTTTTAAGACGGAGCACTCAAGGAGCCTGTTGATGTGGCTTTATCCACAGGGTtgtaacaaaaacacattttagaaacAAAGAGTTGAAGTTGTCCTTTCCTCAGCGAGGCACAGTGTCTTCCTGGAATTGTATTGTCAGCAGGAAGTTGTAAGACAACCTGCAAATATTTCTCTTGTGATCTTTTCCCCCGCATAGCTTCATATTTATTAAAAGGGCATGTGTGAAGGATATTAATCTTTTCATCTAACCCTTGGCAAGTAACTGAGCAGGAATAGTTTTCCAGGGTGTTTTATTCTCTCCTGAAAGCatcgttttttttcttccttattGTTCAACAGGAGTGAAACGATCCTACACATTCGGACCTGCTGGTGGGGGCTACGAAGATCCAGTTCAGTAAGTTAAAAAGTTTTTAGTgccaagttgttttttttaaagactacATTATTACATTTAAGAAAACCTTGACTAACAACTTCAATTAAAGCCATAATATTTTACTCTTCCAGGGAAAGGGAGAGACAATCCCAGTCTTCAAGCTTCACCTCTACTGAGGTCCAGGATGGAGCACCAGTCCTCTCCATTCTCCAACCCAGACCTGTGGTCTTGCAGGGCATGCAAGTGCGCAGGGTGCCTCTGGAAATGCCTGAGGTGAGCAGTATTTGTTTGTTCTTACATTTGTTGAAATCATGTAAATGTCTGCAGCAATTACCGGTTTCATGgtagaacattttaaaatgacccattagaaaaaaaaggtgTCTGACTTTGAactcaaacaaagaaaagagtTTAAAGAAGAAATTCCAGTGTTTTCTTCTTGAAGCCAAAGGAAGCCAGGCTTCCCCTGTTTTTTTCAGATGTAGTTTTAATTTGACTAAAAAATGgcttccttaaaaaaaaactggttgTTTTCTGAGACGATCATCCTTCCGTTGTAAATCTAGTCAGGCCTTTTTCTGCCTTTTACCATCACAGACTCTTTTTTACTCTCACCTCATCTGTAGTTTGATCTGGATCACGAGTCTCTCCAAGAGTCCCAAGAAAACACTCTGATGATTGAGGAGAAGGCCAAGCCCAAACAGTATTATCGCTTCTGGGTGCTGCCCGGGAAATGGCTGCGGGTTCGGTATGATCGATTGGCTCTCCTGGCCTTATTGGACAGGTAAGCTGGGCTGTTGGAGCAGGGGAAGAGCTCACGCTTGTTGATCCCCGGGACACGGCAAGGCATTTTGTATTCTGCGATCCCTAATATTGAATAATGTGTAAACGTTATACTTTCAGCACTGGCTATGATGTCCAGCACCGTTTAGCTACTCAGTCCAGTCATAACATTGTCTCAGTTCCAATGAGTTCTCATCATTGTTAATGTCCAGAAGATAAGAATAATGTCCTTTGGTGTTGAGGGTTTATCTAATAACCTGTTAAGTTGCTCAGAAATGGATTTCTCTGCTTGGTTTTGCCACAGGAACCGTCGCGTGGCAGAGAACGTGTTTGCCGTGGTGTTGGCGAGTCTGGTGTCATTCTTGggctttctgctgctgctccagggctTTTTCAGAGACATCTGGGTCTTCCAGTTCTGCCTGGTCATTGCTAGCTGCCAGTATTCTTTACTGAAGGTgattattattcaataaaaaaaatctgatcgAATTCGTTATTTGTTTATCATATTGGTATTTCTGATACGAATGGTGAATCTGCAGAGACTGTAAGATGTATGATTGCCTTCCTGAACTCCCGGTCCTTTCTGTTTTCCACACTGACTGACAGTAATATTTATTTGAGTGTTGCATCACAGATTCTGACACACAATGATAAAGGCAGTGTGTCTATTTTACTCTAGTGGTTAACCACTTAACCGGGGCTGCGTGTTGCTTTTCAAAGAACACCACATCCGCTGCTCAGATTAAATCAAGGTCACTACAGTTTGTTTAAAGATCTGTTCACAGTAGCTTTGCTGGAGCTGAATGACGGCTGGCAAAAAATGTCAGACATGCCAGAAAGCCCCAGCAGCTAAATTGTTAAATTGTGCAGTTTGTCAGATGTTATAAGCTCCTCTCAAATGTGACATCAAACTACATAAGAGCGATCTCAAACTGAACTCTACGAAATTCAAATGACTTGGGATCCAAGTTATTCAGGAATAAATTTAAAGAACAGTTAAGCTTatcttttaaatattgtatttaagCAATTTTTTTGTACGGCTATTTACTTTGCAGAATCTTCGAGATTGAAATGCTCTTCCTCTTTATTTCAGAGCGTACAACCCGATGCAGCTTCTCCCATGCACGTGAGTGCTGCTTTACCATTTTTTTGGAATGATTGTTCATATTGTTTCTTATTGTACCGTTATGATGATGGATCAATCCGTCTTTGTCAAAAACGGATGACAGACATGCCTGTAGTGtcgacatgaaaaaaaaagcacaaaacattcaaaatacTGCCTTGATAACTGAATTTTAGTTTAGAATCTGCTTTCTAATGATTGTCTATATGACGGTGTCGTGGTTTCAAACCCTGGACGATGCATGTTTTAGATATTTCTCTCTTCCGAGACGCCACCAGTTACAAGATTGCTTGAAGCTCTGAAGGAGCAACTCGATTGTTTCAAACCTGTGTGTTTCAGCAGTTAAGTGTTTAAAGCTTGCAGGGCAAGGCTCCCCGAGGCAAAGTAAACAATCTATTGTGCCTTGTCTTGCTGTTTGTAATTTAACAGGGTCACAACTGGATCATTGTGTATAGTCGGCCAGTCTACTTCTGCTTGTGCTGCGCGATGATCTGGATCTTCGACATATCGGGGCGCTccagcagcctgcagccgttCTCCCTCTACGGAGTCACCTTCTTCTCTGCAGACTTCCTGCTCTGTGTCAGGGATGTGCTCGTTGGTTAGTTCACAGACAGGACACTTTCTACACCAGCTTCACCACGCCCACAAAGATGGCTAAACACCTCTGTCTTGTCTCGCAGTTCTCGCCTTGTGTTTCCCGGTCATCTTCCTGTTTGGGTTGCTACCTCAGGTCAATacttttgtgatgtgtctgctGGAGCAGATTGACATGCACATTTTCGGTGGAACTGGTAAGAGCAGGCCTTCACAGGAATATTGAGGATGAAATTGTCCTTTGAGAAGCTGCACATGGttagttttttcccccccttccttctgctCGTTTCCCAGCCACCACCAGCCCCCTCTCGTCTCTGTTCAGCCTCACACGCAGCATCCTGGCGGCTGCTCTGCTGTATGGATTTTGCCTCGGGGCTATCAGTGTAAGTGGAACAGAGACGCCACATTTGaacaatatttgtatttgaacAATGTCTAATTGCATGTTTTGATGTGTTCTCACCATAGGCGCCGTGGGGGGATGCCCATGTGCCAGTGCTCTTCTCTGTGTTCTGTGGCCTACTACTGGCCCTATCCTACCACCTTAGTCGCCAAAGCAGCGACCCTACCATCCTATGGTCAGTGCTTCCTTTCGCCTTGCCATTGAACATCTTGTGTTTGGATGAATCTTTAAAATTTCATGAGGAACCTCCTGACAAGAAATGTAATACATATGTTTTTAGAATTTTCTTATTATTGGCAAATATATTTGGCCTTTagttcttctgtttttttcccaAGAGTCCTTCTTTGGCGTTGCAACTGTTTAGTTTAAAATTTACACCTCAGCTTTTTGTTGCAGTCGTGgttcatttttgtttcttctgcTTACATCAGGTCGCTCGTTCGGTCAAAGTTATTCCAGGAATTGGAGAACCGACCCCCAGAAGAACCTCCCGTGGAGATCAAGGACCCGCTTCCAGAGAAGCTGCAGAACTCTGTGGTAAAGATTGCAGCTCAATTGCAGCTTCTCTTTTGATTTCCCCGTCAgtcattttaaagtttttgctcattttctctctctctctctctctctctctctacagaaGGAGATTCTGCATTCAGACCTTGTTATGTGTCCTCTAATGGCAGTCATAACCTTCGCTATCAGTGTCAGCACAGTATTCATCGCCCTTCGAGTTAGTTTGAGCAGAGTTTTCGGATACGTCTGAGAAATGCCTTcggatttgtttttctgctaacttttcttattttctttttctcatcccCAGCCTGCTCTGAGTTTTGTCTTGTACATCCTGGCCGGAGTTGTTGGCTTCATTACGCACTATATCCTGCCTCAGCTCCGCAAGCAGCTGCCATGGTTCTGCCTGTCTCACCCTGTGCTCCGGTCTCGGGAGTACAGCCAGTTTGAGGTCCGAGGTGAGTGTGTGATTGCTCTTTTTAGCTCTTTTATTCATTACAATGTTTTCCGTTCTCCTTCTAGAGCTGTTATTTGATAACAGAGAGAGCATCCTCTGCTAAGGATAttaatctttatatatatatattaatcaaTTCCTTTGTACTAATCTCACAGCTGTGAAAAGATTTAAGGAGAACATGATTTGGAAAGGTACAGTTTGGACTGTGAGTCTCCCCGGCGGGCTTCTCAGATGTTTCTTTTCGTTTGCCCCAGATGCTGCTCAGCTGATGTGGTTTGAGAAGCTCTATGCGTGGCTTCAGTGTGTGGAGAAATATGTCATCTACCCGGCCGTGGTGCTGAACTCCCTCACCGCAGAAGCGCAAAATGTGGGCCAGAGCCACAAAGACCTGGACATCTAGTAAGGCTTCCCTCACTCTGCTCCCAGAGGACATATGctgttagctgtgtgtgtgttggaatcATTGAACATAACCTGCTCATGCGTATCCATCTTATCTTCAAACAACAGGCGATGCGTAGAATGCTATCTCAGGTGTTTCCCTTTTCACTCAGTGTGAAGCTGTACATATTCCAAGGTCTCTCATATCATCccttaccaacatagcactgatttctcctccatctgcttcCCTTCCAGCAGCCGAGCCCTCTTCATCTCGGTAGCGGGCCTGAAGCTACTTCGTTCGTCCTTCTGCGCCCCGTCGCAGCAGTACGTCACGCTGTGCTTCACCGCGCTCTTCTTTCAGTTCGACTATCCACACTTCTCAGAGACCTTCCTCATCGACTACTACTTCATGTCGATTGTCTTCAGCAAGGTTGGGATGTACATTCTGTCATGTTGGGATACTAATCAGAAATGATGTGAATCATACCCTCTTACTCAGGTCAGCAGATATTCAAAGGGTATTAGATTACTCTTGCGTGTTTTTGATGTATCACCAGTACAGTGTCTCTGTGGTCGTGTGAATATGGCTGactgtctgttttatttattcctcctTTGAATTCTCAGATGTGGGACCTGCTGTATAAGCTGCGCTTCGTTTTGACTTACATCGCCCCCTGGCAGATCACCTGGGGCTCAGCCTTCCACGCCTTCGCTCAACCCTTTGCCGTGCCTCGTATCCTTCTGTGTGTTTGACGTTAATGGCCACTTAAGCAGCCAGTGCGATCTAGTGCAGCAGCACAAACCTCGTCCTCAACAGCTGCAGCGCTCAACATGAGCCGAACGTGGTTGACTTTATTTTAATATGGGTTTAATCGAATTATCCAGGAGGAGCTGTTGTTGCACATTATTCAAGTATTAAAGTCTGTCCTCCAGGTGTGTTTTGTTGATGAGAAATCTTTAACTCGTGTTCTTCAGACTCTGCCGTGCTTTTTGTCCAAGCCATATTTTCGGCTCTCTTCTCCACCCCTCTCAATCCTGTTCTTGGCAGTGCGGTGTTTGTCACCTCGTACACCCGGCCTGTGAAATTCTGGGAGCGTGACTACAAGTATGCATTTTTTTCGGGGGGGTTCTGAAGTCAATTAAAATGAGTTAAATTTTGACGCTAGTTTGTCCTGTTTGCAGCACCAAGCGTGTCGACCATTCCAACACCAGACTTGCCACTCAGCTGGACCGCAACCCAGGTAGGCCGTAACCGAACCACAACCCTGCTGATCAGCGCTCTGACTCCTTTTTATGatgctttctgtgtttttaacagGCGCTGATGACAACAACCTGAACTCTATCTTCTACGAGCACCTGACGCGCTCTCTGCAGCACAGCTTGTGTGGAGACCTGCTTCTGGGCCGCTGGGGCAACTACGCTACAGGCGACTGCTTCATCCTGGCGTCGGACTACCTCAACGCCCTGGTGCACATCATCGAGATTGGGAACGGCCTCGTCACCTTCCAGCTGAGAGGTCTAGAGTTCAGAGGTTAGTAGCGGGGGTGAGGAAGGCTGGCAGCTTCTCATGTGTGCTCATAGAATATTCTATAATACTCACGGAGATCGTGCTGTTTTAGCCGAGTCCGTAGTAcgaaaaaatgtaaaatgtaaatgtaaaaaaaaaaaaggccctaATGACTTTGTTAGATATTTAAAGATACAGGTCATCtttacaaatgtttatttgtttcttttaaatatttttgtgcCATGTAGTTAATGTTGATTTTTATTCTGGtagtcatttatttgtattttgtttatgtaaacatatattttaaatccattttaaaGGACATACATTTGGCTTGCAGTATTTTAGAATCATACGAAGGGAAGCCGATTGCTTGATTGCTTGTGCTGTTCTGGTCCTCACACGTTTGCCTCCTTTCTAGGTACCTACTGTCAGCAGAGGGAAGTGGAGGCCATCACCGAGGGTGTAGAGGAGGACGAGGGTTGTTGCTGCTGTGAGCCCGGCCACCTCCCTCACATGCTGTCGTTCAACGCTGCCTTCGGGCAGCGCTGGCTGGCTTGGGAGGTCGCCGCCACAAAGTACGTGTTGGAGGGCTACAGCATCAGCGACAACAATGCAGCCTCCATGTTACAAGTTTTCGATCTCCGTAAGATCCTCATCACTTACTATGTCAAGGTAAGCTGAGGAGTCCAGATAGTCTGCCATCGCCTGATTCTTGTCCACATTTGGATCAAATTCTTTTTCATAATGTGagatgtatatatattttttaaagcttaCGACGTTGAAGTGAAACGATTGTCTAATCTTAAATCTGCCCTCAAACAGAGCATCGTCTACTACGTGAGTCGATCCTCGAAGCTGGAAGCCTGGCTGGCGAATGAGACGGTTCAGGAGGCGCTGCGGCCTTGTCTCGGCCCGAACTACGTAGATGGCGACCCCACCTTCAACCTGAACATTGATGAGGACTACGACCACAGGGCCTCTGGCATCACTCTGTCCTCTTTCTGCATGGTTTACCTGGACTGGATTCAGTATTGCAACAGCAGGCGGCAAACGGTCAGACTCTTATGCCACAAATCTCCCTCGGCTCGCAGTGgtctttgttttcccttttccccgtTCTGCTGCTATCCGCTTTCTGTAAAGTAAAGTTAAAACCTCACACAAAATTCATCTGTAGATCAAATCGAACAAATCAATTTTAGCAGCAAGACGTTGAATAACAGTCTTATTGTAAAGTTTTAACATCAGTCAGTGTTTGAGCGTCATCCTCGCTCAAACCGGGTTGTTTATTTCTAACGAAATAAATCTCTAACATTGAATTGTTTCTAATTTCTATATTCTGACGTAGCCGGTGACGTGTGACAGAGATTCTCCACTAGTCAACCTGTGCTTCGGGCTGTGCATCCTGGGAAGACGAGCTCTGGGCACGGCATCCCACAGCATGTCTGCAAGGCAAGTGTAAAAAGGCCACccgttgtttcacacacacacacacacacacacacacacacacacacgaggtgTGTGTCAGCAATATGCAAGAGGCATTAATTCATTGTTTATCTCGTGGGACAGCTTGGAGCCGTTTCTCTACGGCCTCCATGCGCTCTTCAAGGGAGACTTCCGCATCACGTCTCCCAGGGATGAGTGGGTGTTTGCAGATATGGATCTGCTGAATCGCGTTGTGGCGCCAGGGGTGCGGATGTCCCTCAAATTACATCAGGTAGCACTCGCGGAAGAAGAAAACTGCTTTTAGACTAAGATAGGAAGATCATTTGTATTGTCCCTGAACTGTTACCGACCTTTTAACCAGCTCAAGCTCAGTtatatgccgagtgccccagttttccaagccccacagaatattctttactctgCAAACGCCGAATCtaccaaatgaaatattaaaattgtGCTCCTATCATTTTTCGTTCTGGAGCCTATTGGCCGtcgaagagaggcagatttcaatgtcaggggttggcagtgaatgtccTGGGTTTTTAAAAAcccgtctttagacgtgaacggcactcaaagagttaaccCGTCTCCTCCAGGACCACTTCACATCGCCAGACGAGTACGAGGATCCAGTGGTTCTGTACGACGCCGTCACCGCCAACGAGGAGAAGATGCTGATATCTCACGAGGGTGACCCCGTGTGGCGCAGCGCTATCCTAGCGAACATGCCCTCGCTGTTGGCGCTGCGCCACATAATGGACGACGGAAGCGACGAGTACAAGATCATCATGCTCAACAAGCGGTTCCTCAGCTTCCGAGTGATCAAGGTCCCCGATTCAACCTGtctctgctttgatgttttccTCCTGAACTTGCTGTTTGACCAgctttatgcccccccccccccccccccctacaggtTAATCGAGAGTGCGTGCGGGGGTTGTgggcggggcagcagcaggagctggtTTTCCTGCGAAATCGCAACCCAGAGCGCGGCAGCATTCAAAACGCCAAACAGGCGCTGAGGAATATGATCAACTCTTCGTGCGACCAGCCCATCGGCTACCCCATCTACGTATCCCCCCTGACGACCTCGTacgctggggggcacggccagCTCCGGTCAGTGTGGGGGGGGCCCGTCAGCCCACACAACATCTACACCTGGCTCATCAGCAGCTGGGGCAGGTACGTGACCCGAAACGCCGCGTGCCGAATGCGCACGCAGTCTGAAGCCCGGACGCTGACGCGCGTCTCCCCGCAGGTTACAGAAGGGTTGTGGCGCCGGCTGCAACAGCGGCGGGAACATCGAGGACTCGGACTGCGGAGGCGGCGCCGCCTCCATTTCTGCCAACCCAGCCGTTCACACCGCCCAGAACGCGCCGGCCTCCGGCCTTCCTCAGCCGCACATCACCACGATCCAGCCCTCCTTGGGTAAGAGCCAAGACTCGGCCTGTTTACCATTCAGGTTACATGTGGGGGAGAAATGATACCAAAATGACATGCTAGTCTGAGTTAGCTTCTTGTTAGcacacacagcatcacagaTCAGGCTTGTCTTCCATTTCAGGTACAGACAACCCTGTGGGTCCGTCCCAGAACTGGCCTCATCATCCCCAACCGCTCCCATTAGCTCTGCTCGGCCAATCGGAGTGCAGGATGGAGGCGGGTCTCCTCACATCCTTGCAGCGTACATCGTCCATCCAGGGGCTCCTGGGCCAGCAGCTGTCCAGCTCCCAGCTGTCCTTCAGCGGTTCTGTGGCTCCAGCCGCTGTGCCAGGGCCGGAGCGCTTCAGTCTCCTGGAGAACTCCGGGCTCCGGGCGGGCCAGCGGGGGGCCGGCCTCGGCCTCGGCCAGGGCGGGGGGCTGCACTACGAGAGCCACATCGGCAAATGGAGTTTCTCTGGCAGGAAGGGCTTTAATGGACCGGCTGCAGTGGAGGGGGAAGGAGCAGCAGTTCAGACGATACGCACGCCGGTGAGGAGGCGACGGTTTCATTAACTCCTCGTCGGGCGGATTTAGTATCGTATATGGATATCGCTGCACTGATATTATTTTAGAAAGGTCAACAAATGTtagacaaaaacattttgtaccTTGTTGGAATTATTGCATCTGTTTGGTTTTTattgatagatttttttttttaacacgcTCAGCAGTTATTGTAAATTGTAAAAATCACAACTAATTCTGCAGAGCTTTAAAGACACGCCTCCTCTCTTGCAGCCCAGTCCTCCTGCCCGCCTCCAGGAAGCCGGTCTGACACAAGATCCTCTGGGAGCCACTCAGACGATGGCTCCACACCTCCTGACGGCGGGGGATCCTCCCGCCCCCCGAGAGGAACCCACAGAGCTGCCTTTACTTGAGCACCTGCGCTGAGTCTGCCCTGGCGCGACCCACGTGAGATATCAGACCGGACTCATTCCAGCCTTCGA is part of the Brachionichthys hirsutus isolate HB-005 unplaced genomic scaffold, CSIRO-AGI_Bhir_v1 contig_923, whole genome shotgun sequence genome and encodes:
- the LOC137916076 gene encoding pecanex-like protein 3; amino-acid sequence: MGSQALQILRQGVWASLTGGWYVDPHQSTFSNCFHLYLWILLLAFPFLLYMAVPPSLVIAGVYSAAVAVFFTAIKVVNYRLHAMFDLGEIVEKKQASLTAEAQKTDEGEEGSGAHDGSQHRDSHVGVEMTVFRKVNSTPPVRCSSQHSLFGLNQVSEFLPQLEDTGNTKEIKERMREQGCSNMIVTSAQREMLRQSSQDTIRAPSAVQSCIAAALGGDFPSLLGMSAVSAGFGEPRTCLSIPPSPSSQEDGGEKEQLQEVEELEEHLSQQSPEDNGLGTYSPLVPSGESGSLGDTPLSPLIRSSLSEELSENLLGLGLDPVAFAPGTEHPGSRSGVALAAGSTDSCFSAGGATTDRETLSTVSSYRSEKTDSTQLESPSFSQPRPTDGQTFASVPAMVSNYPGPTEDPAALDGSDTDNLSDSVLLRSPSKEFSHSQGLDRTLVEGEDFPPVLCDIAQPTTLQNSSPSSSGHSEFCDLDKKVSVPPLPPPRPANSVPSGLALGLVCSEPALPISSTPFSLPDQSSLHAQQVVRPKDLKLLRASGSSVGHRPGRRKVPRRRAGAGSSSFDCGSYRRHHNHRQHRDYIPVRNRLGTKAYSESLFEDSSDDDDGSDMSAGSSLGSQRRYSSDDDDDDDDSSSSTSCYSPDLANTGIPSPLSPAAQLPTPREGDLPETAGPSTSHAAQRSSSTASAKTHARVLSMDGPGGGQSNAEVLPSTLLTMPSASTPAPRTLTISKSDLEARIIQTDSLPGTHHHHHHHHHHHRLDSLGGSWTGNQMGWRSEELVEEGAVGGATDDGGKNDAVSSVKRTQAIRRRHNAGSNPTPPPSTMGSPPSLQDLQRARTSSHSRTRALPSALQFASSLLLPRSGIHEASTFDDTSEGAVHYFYDESGVKRSYTFGPAGGGYEDPVQERERQSQSSSFTSTEVQDGAPVLSILQPRPVVLQGMQVRRVPLEMPEFDLDHESLQESQENTLMIEEKAKPKQYYRFWVLPGKWLRVRYDRLALLALLDRNRRVAENVFAVVLASLVSFLGFLLLLQGFFRDIWVFQFCLVIASCQYSLLKSVQPDAASPMHGHNWIIVYSRPVYFCLCCAMIWIFDISGRSSSLQPFSLYGVTFFSADFLLCVRDVLVVLALCFPVIFLFGLLPQVNTFVMCLLEQIDMHIFGGTATTSPLSSLFSLTRSILAAALLYGFCLGAISAPWGDAHVPVLFSVFCGLLLALSYHLSRQSSDPTILWSLVRSKLFQELENRPPEEPPVEIKDPLPEKLQNSVKEILHSDLVMCPLMAVITFAISVSTVFIALRPALSFVLYILAGVVGFITHYILPQLRKQLPWFCLSHPVLRSREYSQFEVRDAAQLMWFEKLYAWLQCVEKYVIYPAVVLNSLTAEAQNVGQSHKDLDIYSRALFISVAGLKLLRSSFCAPSQQYVTLCFTALFFQFDYPHFSETFLIDYYFMSIVFSKMWDLLYKLRFVLTYIAPWQITWGSAFHAFAQPFAVPHSAVLFVQAIFSALFSTPLNPVLGSAVFVTSYTRPVKFWERDYNTKRVDHSNTRLATQLDRNPGADDNNLNSIFYEHLTRSLQHSLCGDLLLGRWGNYATGDCFILASDYLNALVHIIEIGNGLVTFQLRGLEFRGTYCQQREVEAITEGVEEDEGCCCCEPGHLPHMLSFNAAFGQRWLAWEVAATKYVLEGYSISDNNAASMLQVFDLRKILITYYVKSIVYYVSRSSKLEAWLANETVQEALRPCLGPNYVDGDPTFNLNIDEDYDHRASGITLSSFCMVYLDWIQYCNSRRQTPVTCDRDSPLVNLCFGLCILGRRALGTASHSMSASLEPFLYGLHALFKGDFRITSPRDEWVFADMDLLNRVVAPGVRMSLKLHQDHFTSPDEYEDPVVLYDAVTANEEKMLISHEGDPVWRSAILANMPSLLALRHIMDDGSDEYKIIMLNKRFLSFRVIKVNRECVRGLWAGQQQELVFLRNRNPERGSIQNAKQALRNMINSSCDQPIGYPIYVSPLTTSYAGGHGQLRSVWGGPVSPHNIYTWLISSWGRLQKGCGAGCNSGGNIEDSDCGGGAASISANPAVHTAQNAPASGLPQPHITTIQPSLGTDNPVGPSQNWPHHPQPLPLALLGQSECRMEAGLLTSLQRTSSIQGLLGQQLSSSQLSFSGSVAPAAVPGPERFSLLENSGLRAGQRGAGLGLGQGGGLHYESHIGKWSFSGRKGFNGPAAVEGEGAAVQTIRTPPSPPARLQEAGLTQDPLGATQTMAPHLLTAGDPPAPREEPTELPLLEHLR